From Dermochelys coriacea isolate rDerCor1 chromosome 15, rDerCor1.pri.v4, whole genome shotgun sequence, a single genomic window includes:
- the FICD gene encoding protein adenylyltransferase FICD, which translates to MNLLSMAVVADPELKWMSLWLRVRWAAVLMVLVGSLLVLLLPLAAVEEQCQAVLKGLSFLKTKLGVGYVGITRHTGQTTGLSVTSSALELLVLKSKPSPEIKLEAKAALNQALEMKRQGKREKAHKLFMYALKMNPDYVDALNEFGIFSEEEKDIIQADYLYSKALTISPCHEKALINRDRTLPLVEEIDQRYFSIIDSKVKKVMSIPKGNSALRRVMEESYYHHIYHTVAIEGNTLTLSEIRHIIETRYAVPGKSLVEQNEVIGMHAAMKYVNTTLVSRIGTVTISDILEIHRRVLGYVDPVEAGRFRTTQVFVGHHIPPHPQDVEKQMQEFVQWINSEDAMSLHPVEFAALAHYKLVYIHPFVDGNGRTSRLLMNLILMQAGYPPITIRKEQRAEYYHVLEAANEGDVRPFIRFIAKCTETTLDMLLIATTEYSVGLPEADGSTARYKQTIPVKT; encoded by the exons ATGAATCTCTTGTCGATGGCTGTGGTGGCGGATCCTGAACTGAAATGGATGAGTCTGTGGCTCCGTGTCAGATGGGCAGCAGTGCTAATGGTCCTGGTGGGCTCTCTGTTGGTGCTgttgctcccactggctgcggtagAAGAGCAGTGTCAGGCAGTGCTCAAAGGACTCTCCTTCCTGAAAACTAAATTGGGAGTAGGCTATGTAGGGATTACCAGGCACACAGGGCAGACAACTGGACTCAGCGTGACTTCAAGTGCATTAGAGCTGCTGGTGCTGAAATCCAAACCCTCCCCAG AGATCAAATTAGAAGCCAAAGCAGCTTTGAATCAAGCCCTTGAAATGAAACGGCAGGGGAAGCGTGAGAAAGCCCATAAACTCTTCATGTATGCCCTCAAAATGAATCCAGATTACGTGGATGCTCTGAATGAGTTTGGCATCTTTTCTGAAGAGGAGAAAGACATCATTCAAGCAGATTACTTGTACTCCAAAGCACTGACCATTTCTCCTTGTCATGAAAAAGCTCTGATCAATCGGGACCGAACTCTGCCCCTGGTTGAAGAGATAGACCAGAGATACTTTAGCATTATTGACAGCAAAGTTAAAAAAGTGATGTCAATCCCCAAAGGCAATTCAGCCCTGCGTCGAGTGATGGAAGAGTCTTATTACCACCATATTTATCACACCGTTGCCATTGAAGGGAACACATTAACACTCTCTGAAATACGGCACATCATTGAGACCAGATATGCTGTTCCTGGGAAAAGTCTCGTGGAGCAGAATGAAGTCATCGGTATGCATGCTGCTATGAAATACGTAAATACCACACTGGTATCCCGAATAGGCACTGTAACCATCAGCGACATTTTGGAGATACACAGGAGAGTGCTGGGCTATGTAGACCCCGTGGAAGCTGGGAGGTTTCGGACTACCCAGGTGTTTGTAGGACATCATATCCCACCCCATCCTCAAGATGTTGAAAAACAAATGCAGGAGTTTGTACAGTGGATCAACTCTGAAGATGCCATGAGCTTACACCCTGTGGAATTTGCTGCCTTAGCCCATTACAAACTGGTATATATACACCCATTTGTAGATGGCAATGGAAGGACCTCACGCCTGTTAATGAATCTCATACTAATGCAGGCAGGCTATCCACCCATCACAATCCGTAAGGAGCAAAGGGCAGAGTATTATCATGTCTTAGAAGCAGCCAATGAAGGAGATGTGAGACCTTTCATACGTTTCATTGCAAAATGTACTGAGACCACATTAGATATGCTGCTTATTGCCACAACAGAATATTCAGTTGGTTTACCTGAGGCTGATGGCAGCACTGCTAGATACAAGCAAACTATTCCAGTCAAAACTTGA